One genomic segment of Microcella indica includes these proteins:
- a CDS encoding RluA family pseudouridine synthase: MTESRSFPVPEGRAGERVDVALATLLGFSRSQAAEIIEAGGALVDGRVAAKSDRLAAGAWLEVTWEPRRAPVVEPREVADLRIVHDDDDLVVIDKPVGVAAHPSVGWTGPTVLGALAAGGYTLASSGPAERAGIVHRLDAGTSGLMVVAKSERAYRELKRAFHDREVDKVYHAVVQGHPDPLSGTIDAPIGRHPSSAWKFAVVAGGKPSITHYDTLEAFRAASLLEVHLETGRTHQIRVHMAAQRHPCVGDAMYGADPVLSERLGLSRQWLHAMQLGFEHPGSGEAVSYRSQYPLDLQRALDALRES, from the coding sequence GTGACCGAGTCGCGCTCCTTTCCCGTTCCTGAGGGTCGGGCGGGGGAGCGCGTCGACGTGGCCCTCGCCACTCTGCTCGGTTTCTCACGCTCCCAGGCGGCCGAGATCATCGAGGCAGGCGGTGCACTCGTCGACGGCCGCGTCGCGGCCAAGTCTGACCGGCTCGCGGCTGGCGCGTGGCTCGAGGTCACGTGGGAGCCCCGCCGCGCGCCCGTGGTGGAGCCTCGCGAGGTCGCCGATCTGCGCATCGTCCACGACGACGACGATCTCGTCGTCATCGACAAGCCCGTCGGCGTCGCCGCGCACCCGTCGGTCGGCTGGACGGGCCCGACGGTCCTCGGTGCCCTCGCCGCGGGCGGCTACACGCTCGCGTCCTCCGGTCCCGCGGAGAGGGCGGGGATCGTGCACCGACTCGACGCCGGCACGAGCGGCCTCATGGTCGTTGCCAAGTCGGAGCGCGCCTACCGAGAGCTCAAGAGGGCTTTCCACGATCGCGAGGTCGACAAGGTCTATCACGCAGTCGTGCAGGGTCATCCCGACCCCTTGTCCGGCACGATCGATGCGCCGATCGGCCGGCACCCGAGCTCGGCGTGGAAGTTCGCCGTCGTCGCCGGCGGCAAGCCCTCGATCACCCACTACGACACGCTCGAGGCGTTTCGCGCGGCGTCCCTCCTCGAGGTGCATCTTGAGACCGGGCGCACCCATCAGATCCGCGTGCACATGGCCGCGCAGCGCCACCCCTGCGTCGGCGACGCCATGTACGGAGCAGATCCGGTGCTGAGCGAGCGCCTCGGCCTGAGCCGCCAGTGGCTGCACGCGATGCAGCTGGGATTCGAGCATCCCGGCAGCGGCGAGGCCGTCTCGTACCGCTCGCAGTACCCGCTCGACCTGCAGCGGGCCCTCGACGCTCTGCGGGAGTCGTGA
- a CDS encoding DivIVA domain-containing protein — protein MALTPEDVVNKRFQSTKFREGYDQDEVDDFLDEIVVELRRLTQENDELRQRLVAADARVAELQRGGGSQAAMEAPASAPVPAPAPAPAPAPLASAPAADESENTNNLLQLARRLHEEHVRDGMKKRDELIAEGQAEASRIVNQAQSAQAGQLQALEQERVALEQRVEELRVFEREYRAQLRSYIQSQLQELEGSSQQQAAASQPSAPQASAPQPASPAMASSAAVGSAPGFGDSGSQPSYGQYPGSAPSQPAPQSPPPGQFPGYGS, from the coding sequence ATGGCACTCACGCCCGAGGACGTCGTCAACAAGCGCTTCCAGTCCACCAAGTTCCGCGAGGGCTATGACCAGGACGAGGTCGACGACTTTCTCGACGAGATCGTGGTCGAGCTTCGCCGTCTGACGCAGGAGAACGACGAGCTGCGCCAGCGGCTCGTCGCCGCGGACGCCCGCGTCGCCGAGCTGCAGCGCGGCGGAGGCTCGCAGGCCGCGATGGAGGCGCCCGCCTCGGCCCCCGTGCCGGCGCCCGCCCCGGCACCTGCCCCGGCTCCTCTCGCGAGTGCGCCCGCGGCCGACGAGTCGGAGAACACGAACAACCTGTTGCAGCTCGCGCGGCGCCTCCACGAGGAGCATGTGCGCGATGGCATGAAGAAGCGCGATGAGCTCATCGCCGAGGGTCAGGCCGAGGCGTCCCGCATCGTGAACCAGGCGCAGAGCGCCCAAGCGGGTCAGCTGCAGGCGCTCGAGCAGGAGCGCGTCGCACTCGAGCAGCGCGTCGAGGAGCTCCGTGTCTTCGAGCGCGAGTACCGCGCCCAGTTGCGCTCGTACATCCAGTCCCAGCTGCAGGAGCTCGAAGGCTCGAGCCAGCAGCAGGCTGCCGCATCGCAGCCGTCCGCTCCCCAGGCCTCCGCGCCCCAGCCCGCCTCGCCCGCCATGGCGTCGTCGGCCGCCGTCGGCTCGGCCCCCGGTTTCGGCGACTCCGGCTCGCAGCCCTCGTATGGGCAGTACCCGGGCTCGGCGCCGTCCCAGCCCGCACCGCAGTCGCCCCCTCCGGGCCAGTTCCCGGGCTACGGCTCCTGA
- a CDS encoding YggT family protein, with the protein MPIVFSVILNIIYVALLIVFIAMWGRFVLDWIQALNRGWRPQGAVVILAEVVYTITDPPIRLVRRVIPPLQIGSIRLDLAWTIVLIVLLILMSLVSAR; encoded by the coding sequence GTGCCGATCGTCTTCTCCGTGATCCTGAACATCATCTACGTCGCGCTCCTCATCGTGTTCATCGCGATGTGGGGGAGGTTCGTGCTCGACTGGATCCAGGCGCTCAACCGCGGCTGGCGCCCGCAGGGCGCGGTGGTGATCCTCGCGGAGGTCGTCTACACGATCACAGACCCGCCCATCCGGCTCGTGCGCCGCGTCATCCCCCCGCTCCAGATCGGCAGCATCCGGCTCGACCTCGCCTGGACGATCGTGCTCATCGTCCTGCTGATCCTGATGTCCCTTGTGAGTGCTCGCTGA
- a CDS encoding cell division protein SepF: MSNPLRKTMVYLGLADEEVEYEQSAAAHAPAAPAAPSSSSSGQRAPVTPLRRPSSTRGSAPSHDMNEILTVHPRRFNDAEAIAESFREGIPVIMNLTQMSEPDARRLIDFASGLSTGLYGRIERVTSKVFLLSPAHVAVSGDAADVEPDVDASFLAHD; encoded by the coding sequence ATGAGCAACCCGCTGCGCAAGACCATGGTCTACTTGGGCCTCGCCGACGAAGAGGTCGAGTACGAGCAGAGTGCCGCCGCGCACGCACCGGCGGCGCCCGCCGCCCCCTCGAGCTCGAGCTCAGGGCAGCGCGCACCGGTCACGCCGCTCCGGCGGCCCTCGTCGACGCGCGGCTCGGCGCCGTCCCACGACATGAACGAGATCCTCACGGTGCACCCGCGCCGTTTCAACGACGCTGAGGCGATCGCCGAGAGCTTTCGCGAGGGCATCCCGGTCATCATGAACCTGACGCAGATGAGCGAGCCGGATGCCCGGCGCCTCATCGACTTCGCGAGCGGTCTGTCGACCGGCCTGTACGGTCGCATCGAACGCGTGACGAGCAAGGTGTTCCTCCTCTCGCCCGCCCACGTCGCAGTGAGTGGTGACGCGGCCGACGTCGAGCCCGATGTGGACGCGTCGTTCCTCGCTCACGACTGA
- a CDS encoding YggS family pyridoxal phosphate-dependent enzyme produces the protein MEVDAELRERYEGVTASIAAAARSTGRSSEELTLIVVTKFHPAALVRQLQALGVQHIGENRHQDAEPKARELTDLPLTWHFVGQLQSNKARAVTQYCRVIHSLDRSSLLRALDRAEAPVEVFLEVNLTDDAGRGGAEPAQLPDLAERVLTSDHLTLRGVMAVAPRGEEPRRAFARLREHSEAVRRVAPEAVQISAGMSGDFADAIAEGATHLRIGTAITGNRPSDR, from the coding sequence GTGGAGGTCGATGCGGAGCTGCGCGAGCGCTACGAGGGCGTCACGGCGTCGATCGCCGCCGCCGCTCGGAGCACCGGACGCTCGAGCGAGGAGCTCACGCTCATCGTCGTCACCAAGTTCCACCCCGCGGCTCTCGTGCGGCAGCTGCAAGCCCTGGGCGTGCAGCACATCGGCGAGAATCGTCACCAGGATGCCGAGCCCAAGGCTCGGGAGCTCACCGACCTGCCTCTCACGTGGCATTTCGTCGGGCAGCTGCAGTCGAACAAGGCTCGCGCCGTGACGCAGTACTGCCGCGTCATCCACTCGCTGGATCGCTCGTCGCTCCTGCGTGCGCTCGACCGCGCCGAAGCCCCGGTTGAGGTCTTCCTCGAGGTCAATCTCACGGACGACGCGGGGCGAGGCGGCGCGGAGCCTGCGCAGCTTCCTGACCTCGCCGAGCGCGTGCTGACCTCCGACCACCTCACGCTGCGCGGGGTCATGGCCGTCGCACCGCGGGGGGAGGAGCCGCGGCGTGCGTTCGCGCGCCTGCGCGAGCACTCGGAGGCAGTGCGCCGCGTCGCCCCCGAGGCCGTGCAGATCTCGGCAGGCATGTCGGGCGACTTCGCGGACGCCATCGCCGAGGGCGCGACACACCTGCGGATCGGAACCGCAATCACCGGAAACCGACCCTCCGACCGTTAA
- the ftsZ gene encoding cell division protein FtsZ has protein sequence MTTNQNYLAVIKVVGIGGGGVNAVNRMIELGLRGVEFIAINTDAQALLMSDADVKLDVGRELTRGLGAGADPEVGRRATEDHAEEIEEALAGADMVFVTAGEGGGTGTGGAPVVARIAKSIGALTIGVVTKPFAFEGKRRQAQAEDGVLSLKNEVDTLIVVPNDRLLEISDRGISMLEAFATADQVLLAGVQGITDLITTPGLINLDFADVKSVMQGAGSALMGIGSSRGADRAIKAAELAVASPLLEASIDGAHGVLLSIQGGSNLGIFEINDAAKLVQEAVHPEANIIFGAVIDDTLGDEVRVTVIAAGFDGGEPSALTRDRRSSFVAASEGEALPVAVESGEPAHEGRAWADDSDLGATAPIGPIESDDDGDLDVPDFLR, from the coding sequence GTGACCACGAACCAGAACTACCTCGCCGTCATCAAGGTCGTCGGCATCGGCGGAGGCGGCGTCAACGCCGTCAACCGCATGATCGAGCTGGGGCTGAGGGGCGTCGAGTTCATCGCCATCAACACCGACGCGCAAGCACTCCTCATGAGCGATGCCGACGTGAAGCTCGACGTCGGGCGGGAGCTCACGCGCGGTCTCGGAGCGGGAGCCGACCCCGAGGTGGGTCGTCGCGCGACGGAGGATCACGCGGAGGAGATCGAGGAGGCGCTCGCGGGTGCCGACATGGTGTTCGTCACGGCCGGCGAGGGCGGCGGCACCGGTACGGGAGGGGCTCCCGTGGTGGCGCGCATCGCCAAGTCGATCGGCGCGCTCACCATCGGTGTGGTGACCAAGCCCTTCGCTTTCGAGGGGAAGCGCCGGCAGGCACAGGCGGAGGATGGCGTCCTCTCGCTCAAGAACGAGGTCGACACGCTCATCGTCGTGCCCAACGACCGGCTGCTCGAGATCTCCGACCGAGGCATCTCCATGCTCGAGGCGTTCGCGACCGCCGACCAGGTGCTGCTCGCCGGTGTGCAGGGCATCACCGACCTCATCACCACGCCCGGCCTCATCAACCTCGACTTCGCCGACGTCAAGAGCGTCATGCAGGGCGCCGGCTCTGCGCTCATGGGCATCGGTTCGAGCCGCGGCGCCGACCGCGCCATCAAGGCCGCAGAGCTCGCCGTCGCGTCGCCGCTGCTGGAGGCGAGCATCGACGGTGCGCACGGCGTGCTCCTGTCGATCCAGGGTGGCTCGAACCTGGGCATTTTCGAGATCAACGACGCCGCCAAGCTCGTTCAGGAGGCGGTGCACCCCGAGGCGAACATCATCTTCGGTGCCGTCATCGACGACACTCTCGGCGACGAGGTGCGCGTGACGGTCATCGCGGCGGGATTCGACGGGGGAGAGCCCAGCGCTCTCACGCGCGATCGCCGCAGCAGCTTCGTCGCGGCGAGCGAGGGCGAGGCGCTGCCCGTGGCCGTCGAGTCGGGCGAGCCGGCGCACGAGGGCCGCGCCTGGGCCGACGACTCCGACCTGGGAGCGACAGCGCCGATCGGCCCGATCGAGAGCGACGACGACGGCGATCTCGACGTTCCCGACTTCCTGCGCTGA
- a CDS encoding FtsQ-type POTRA domain-containing protein encodes MKRPEGFRGTPPDPPSTPPKGRRTRDARRGSPGAAPTPTAGASRARPAREPRAPRERSSRDRAASAALRTADAGSSTASARRLERRAARERRRAERAEVRRFTRQSRRRRLTVTIALGTLLTLVGGAAAISVSPLLSLTTIRIVGTERLDAGEVAAALESRRGAPLAFVSDEQIRADLEGFALIRSFSTEIVPPDTLIVRVVERAPIGALRTAGGFEVVDAAGVVVETAETVPPGIPVLSVESARADDPAFRGLADVLLALPRELRSSVVTISATTRDDVRFTLGGAEHSVVWGSAERSAFKARVLAAALASTDQSVSWEYDVSAPDSLVVRRAS; translated from the coding sequence ATGAAGCGCCCGGAGGGCTTTCGGGGCACTCCGCCGGACCCACCGTCGACGCCGCCGAAGGGGCGTCGTACCCGGGATGCTCGGCGCGGGTCGCCCGGCGCGGCACCGACCCCGACCGCCGGTGCGTCTCGTGCGCGCCCCGCGCGCGAGCCCCGCGCCCCGCGCGAGCGCTCCTCGCGCGACCGTGCCGCATCGGCGGCGCTGCGCACGGCGGACGCTGGCAGCTCCACGGCGTCGGCGCGGCGCCTCGAGCGGCGGGCAGCGCGCGAGCGTCGGCGTGCCGAGCGGGCGGAGGTCCGCCGTTTCACGCGGCAGTCTCGTCGTCGTCGGCTCACGGTGACGATCGCTCTCGGCACGCTTCTGACGCTCGTCGGGGGAGCCGCCGCGATCTCGGTGTCACCGCTGCTCTCGCTCACGACGATCCGCATCGTCGGCACGGAGCGCCTCGACGCGGGTGAGGTCGCGGCGGCACTGGAGAGTCGTCGAGGGGCGCCGCTCGCGTTCGTGAGCGACGAGCAGATCCGCGCCGACCTCGAGGGCTTCGCACTCATCCGCTCCTTCTCCACGGAGATCGTGCCACCGGACACCCTCATCGTGCGCGTCGTGGAGCGGGCTCCGATCGGTGCCCTGCGGACTGCGGGCGGGTTCGAGGTCGTCGACGCCGCGGGCGTCGTGGTGGAGACGGCCGAGACGGTGCCGCCGGGCATCCCCGTCCTGAGCGTGGAGAGTGCGCGCGCGGACGACCCCGCCTTCCGGGGCCTTGCGGATGTCCTCCTCGCCCTCCCGCGCGAACTGCGCAGCTCCGTGGTCACGATCAGCGCGACGACGCGCGATGATGTGCGCTTCACGCTCGGGGGAGCGGAGCACTCCGTGGTGTGGGGGAGCGCCGAGAGGTCGGCGTTCAAGGCCCGCGTGCTCGCGGCGGCACTCGCGTCTACCGACCAGTCGGTGAGCTGGGAGTACGACGTCTCGGCCCCCGACAGCCTGGTCGTGCGCCGCGCGAGCTGA